GAAGTGTTGTTTTTCCCGCTCCACTTGCCCCAAGAAGGGCAATTCCCTCTCCAGATAAAAGCTCAAAATCTATGTTTCTAAGAAAAAAATCATCCCCAAGGGAAAATCTCTTTAATCTAACTTTGAGTCTTAAAGAATTATCCAAAGAATTATCCATCCTATGCAAGCTATGAGAAAATAGAATAAATCTTTTAAATTGAGAGGTTCAAGGGGTAAGAGAATATTTTTAAAACTAAAGCCCCTTTGATACATACTCTGAAGAATGTTTTCTGAATGGGCTAAGGCTTTAAAAAAGGATGCTTGAACAAGATATCTGAGGGAGTAATAGGATTCCTTTATTCCAGAATATCCAAGTCGATTTTTCTGAGAAAGATATACAAGAGAGATATCCTCTCTTAGAAGAGTGATAAACTTGAAACTTAAAAACATTAATTCCTGAAACAGGGCTGGAACTTTAAGCCAGTTCATAAGTCTTATCATCTCAAAAAAAGAAAGAGAGGTATAAAAAAAGAGAAAAAGGGTAAAGGCTGAAAGAACGCGAAGACCCAAGTGAAGATTTTCTTTTAAAGAAAAAAGGGTATTTTGAAGAGAAGAAAAATCAAAGCTTTTTATAAGAACTAAGATACTTGCTATAAATAGGGGTTCAAGATAATAATGTAAAAGAGCTTTTAACTTTTTGGCTCTGTTGAGTAAAAGCCCAAAATGAAAGAGAAAGAGAGCACCCAAGAAAAAGATATTTTTTGAGGAAAGACAAAGGAGAAGGAGAAGGCAAAAGTAGAGAAATTTTATTTTTGAATTTATTTTTGAATTAGGCCCTTTTTCCTTCACTTAAGAGTTTTCTCCAGTAATATCCAGCAACAAAGCCAGAAAGTCCTGAAAGAAGGGCAAAAGCAAAGAGTTCCGTATCCCCTTCAAGCTCAATGAGGGGTTTTGGTGCCCTTCCCTTCTCTTCTGCAACTTTTTCAATCACTGCTTCATCAAGACCCTTCCACTTCTCTTCTGCCAATGCCTTTGCACTAAAGAGAAAACTTAAGCCAAGGATTAATACCATAATTTTTTTCATTTGACTACCCCTTTTATGGTTTTAAGACCTTCAAAGGCAAAGAGATCTTTTCTTCTTTTGTAAATAGCTGTAACTAAAGCACCTGTAATTATAGCCTCAAGTATTCCAAGGGGAACTTGGGTAGGAATAAAGGCAAGTAGCACCTTGATGAAAAGGGATGACACAGATTCCTCACCTTTAAGGGCTAAAGCAAGCTGAATAGCGGTTGTAAGATAGGTTATCCAGTCAGCAAGAAGCCCTGCTAAAAAACCCTTCATATAAAGGGGAAAGCCTAAGTTTTGAGTTAACCGAATCACAAGATAAGCAGAAATACTTCCCATAATAGCCATAGAAAAGGCATTGGCACCAAGGGTTGAAAGCCCTCCGTGAGCAAGAAATAAAGCCTGAAGGAGAAGCACTATAAAACCTGAAATAATACTTCCTGAAAGGCCAAGCACAAAGACTGCAACTGCAATCCCTACAGGGTGGGAACAGGTTCCGGAGAAAGGCACAGGTATGGGAACAACTGAAAAGAGAAAAACAAGCGCAGTAATGAAAGCAAAAACTGCCTTTTTCTCAGGATAATCCTGAAGATTCCTTTTAAGATTTTTAAAACTTATAGCAAGGGCACCTAAAGTTCCAGCCCACCATAATCCAGCCCATGAAAGAGGCAAAATTCCTTCAGAAATATGCATCTTCTCCTCCCTTAATGGTAATTTATTTTACCATACCCAAAAATATCAATTTGTCAAGATTTTTTATAGAATTAATCATAGGTATTTTAAAAGGAGTTAAAAATTCCCTATTGACTTTTAAAAAATTTTTCTTCAAAATCTTTCTAAAGAGGTTTATATTGCTTGCTAAATAGGTTATATGAGCTATTTGAAATTTAAAAAAACGAGATACACAAGGAGTAAGTAAAGTGGACTGGAGATATCAATATTTACATAGAACATAGTTGACTTACTAAACTTAGTCCTTCCTTGTGGGAAGGGCTTTAAAACAACAAGCAGAGCCTGAATATCAGGTAGTTTTACAGAAGAAGGAGGAGCTTTTAAATGAGAACCAGGAAATAGAAAATAAGCTTGCGGAGATGAGAAATAAAATTTAGCTGACAAAGAAAGATGGTAAAAGCTTAAAATTTTTAATTGAAGGAAAAAAACGATATTTATAGGTGGAAATTCTTTATAGATAAGTAGGAATAATATTGAGTATGAAAATTTTCATTTTCCTTTTTCTGTTTGTTATTTTATTGCCATTTTCCTCTAAGGCCCTGTCTCTGGATC
This window of the Caldimicrobium thiodismutans genome carries:
- a CDS encoding energy-coupling factor transporter transmembrane component T family protein, which encodes MKEKGPNSKINSKIKFLYFCLLLLLCLSSKNIFFLGALFLFHFGLLLNRAKKLKALLHYYLEPLFIASILVLIKSFDFSSLQNTLFSLKENLHLGLRVLSAFTLFLFFYTSLSFFEMIRLMNWLKVPALFQELMFLSFKFITLLREDISLVYLSQKNRLGYSGIKESYYSLRYLVQASFFKALAHSENILQSMYQRGFSFKNILLPLEPLNLKDLFYFLIACIGWIILWIIL
- a CDS encoding energy-coupling factor ABC transporter permease, which translates into the protein MHISEGILPLSWAGLWWAGTLGALAISFKNLKRNLQDYPEKKAVFAFITALVFLFSVVPIPVPFSGTCSHPVGIAVAVFVLGLSGSIISGFIVLLLQALFLAHGGLSTLGANAFSMAIMGSISAYLVIRLTQNLGFPLYMKGFLAGLLADWITYLTTAIQLALALKGEESVSSLFIKVLLAFIPTQVPLGILEAIITGALVTAIYKRRKDLFAFEGLKTIKGVVK